The segment CCGGTGAACATCCAGTACACCTCTGGCACCACCGGCGCGCCCAAGGGCGCTACCCTCAGCCACTACAACATTCTGAACAACGGCTTCATGGTTGGCGCAAGCCTGGGCTTGACTGCGCATGACCGCATGGTGATCCCGGTGCCCTTGTATCACTGTTTCGGCATGGTCATGGGCAACCTGGGCTGCATCACCCATGGCACCACCATGATCTACCCAGGCGACGGCTTCGACGCCGAGTTGGCCTTGCGCGCCGTGGCCGAGGAACGCGGCACCATCCTGTACGGCGTGCCCACCATGTTCATCGCCATGCTCGATCATCCGGCCCGCCAGCGTATGGACCTGTCGTCCTTGCGCAGCGGCATCATGGCCGGCGCCACCTGCCCGATCGAGGTCATGCGCAGGGTCATCGACCAGATGCACATGGCCCAGGTGCAGATCGCTTACGGCATGACTGAAACAAGCCCGGTGTCGTTGCAAACCGGCCCGGATGATGACCTGGAGCTGCGCGTCACCACTGTGGGCCGTACCCAGCCGCAACTGGAAAGCAAGATCATCGACCCGCAAGGCGCAACGGTTGCGCGCGGTGAAACCGGGGAGCTTTGCACGCGCGGCTACAGCGTGATGCTGGGTTACTGGGATAACCCCGAGGCCACGGCCAGTGCCATCGACGCGGCCGGATGGATGCACAGCGGTGACCTGGCGGTGATGGACGAGGCGGGCTATGTGCGCATCGTCGGGCGCAACAAGGACATGATCATCCGCGGTGGCGAAAACATCTACCCGCGTGAAATAGAAGAGTTCTTCTATACCCACCCGGCGGTCGCCGATGCCCAGGTCATTGGTATCCCATGCAGCCGCTACGGCGAGGACATCGTCGCCTGGGTCAAGCTGCATCCAGGTCACCAGGCCACTGCCGAGGAGCTGCAGGCCTGGTGCAAATCCCGTATCGCCCACTACAAGGTGCCCCGCCATATCCGCTTCGTCGATGAATTTCCCATGACGGTGACGGGCAAGGTGCAGAAGTTCAGGATGCGGGAGATCAGCGTGGCTGAACTGGGCAGGGTCGAGTAGAAAGGTCAGCGACACAGGGTGACTTTTGATCGAAACAACGCAGCCGACGCGCCACGGGCAAAATTGACAGTCGTCGACTTCAATCGCCCGCCGTTAGCGTAGTGCCGTTCACCTGGAGCCGCTCAGCGGCCCCAGCGATCTTGAATGAACAGTCTTACGCCTTTATCGGGGGTTCTTGACTGGGTGGGTCACCCACGGTTGGCGGCACGGTCGGCTGAATCGGCAGGTCATCCGGGTCACGCTCAGGCTCTGGGGGCGGGAGGTTGGGATCGTCAATGTTCGGATCGGGCGTTTCCGGGGGCGTTGGGAGCGTCATGGCCATGCCTCTTGCGGTTGAGTGAACCTGTCCTGCAGCGTTCGACCGCTGGTGCTTCGAATCAATTCATTTTTGAACCCAGGCTTGGTCGCCGCGCTCTCAATCCTTACCGCCACCAGTCCCAGGGAGCAAGGCCTGATGTCTTTGAACGAGCCCTTCGAAAGCGTGCCCACGGCAAATGATCATCCGGACCAGGTCATCAGCCTGTCCCAGGCCTTGATGGCACCGCGTATCGCCATAGAGGACACCCAGCCGGTGCTCGACGGCGGCGCCTTTGCCGCCAAGGCCATCAGCAACCAGCCGGTTTCGGTCAGCACCAAGGTATTCACCGACGGCCACGACCGGATGGCTGTGGTGTTGAACTGGTGCCAGGCCGGTAGCCGTCGCATTCATTGCGTGCCCATGACTTCGCCCGGCAATGACCTGTGGCTGGCAGAATTCACCCCCACTGAAATCGGGCCGCATGTGTTCAGCATCGAAGCCTGGATCGACCCCTACGCCACCTACTGCTACGACCTGGAGAAAAAGTTCAATGCCGGCGTCGGCGTAAAGCTGGAACTCGAGGAAGGGCGGTTGCTGCTGGGCAAGGGCATTGAATTGAGCAGCGGCGCCTTGCGCGAGCAATTACAGTCGCTGCAAGCCACCTTGCAGACGCTGCCCGAGGATGAACAAGTGGCCCTGCTGCTGGGCGCCGAGGCATCGCAGATGATGGCCGCCGCCGAACACCGCAGCTACCTGACCCGCAGTTGCAACTACCCGCTGGATGTGGACCGCCCGGCCGCGCAATTCGCCAGCTGGTATGAGCTGTTCCCCCGTTCGATCACCGATGATCCCCAGCGCCATGGCACCTTCAACGATGTGCACCAGCGCCTGCCGATGATTCGCGACATGGGCTTTGACGTGTTGTATTTCCCGCCCATTCACCCCATTGGCATGCAGCACAGAAAGGGCCGGAACAATTCGTTGCAGGCCCAGCCGGGGGACCCTGGCAGCCCCTACGCCATTGGCAGTGCCGACGGTGGGCACGATGCGATCCACCCCGAACTCGGCACGCGTGAAGATTTCCGTCGCCTGGTATCGGCGGCAGCCCAGCACGGTCTGGAAATCGCCCTGGACTTCGCCATCCAGTGCTCCCAGGACCATCCGTGGCTCCAGGAACATCCAGGCTGGTTCAGCTGGCGCCCGGACGGCACCATCCGCTATGCCGAGAACCCGCCGAAGAAGTACCAGGACATCGTCAACGTCGACTTCTACGCGCCCGATGCCGTGCCTGGGCTGTGGATCGCACTGCGTGATGTGATCATCGGTTGGGTGGAGGAGGGCGTGAAAACGTTCCGGGTGGACAACCCGCATACCAAACCCCTGCCGTTCTGGCAGTGGCTGATCGCCAATGTGCGCAGTCGATACCCGGACGTGTTGTTCCTGGCTGAGGCGTTCACCAAGCCCGCCATGATGGCCCGCCTGGGCAAGGTCGGCTATGCGCAGAGCTACACCTATTTCACCTGGCGCAACACCAAGCAGGAGCTGAGCGAGTATTTCGAAACGCTCAACCAGCCGCCGTGGAGCCAATGCTACCGGCCGAACTTCTTCGTCAACACGCCAGACATCAACCCGTTCTTCCTCCAGCAAAATGGCCGGGCCGGCTTCCTCATCCGGGCCGCACTGGCGACCATGGGGTCGGGCTTGTGGGGCATGTACTCGGGCTTCGAGCTGTGCGAAGCGGCAGGGCTGCCGGGCAAGGAAGAATACCTGGACTCGGAGAAGTACGAGATCCGCCCGCGAGACTTTACCCAACCGGGCAACATCATCGCCGAGATCGCCCAGCTCAACCGTATCCGCCGGCAGAACCCGGCCCTGCAGAGCCACCTGGGCCTGACGCTGCTCAACTGCTGGAATGACAACATCCTGTATTTCGCAAAGCGCACCCCCGCCCGTGACAATTACATTCTCATCGCCGTGAGCCTGGACCCGCACAACGCCCAGGAAGCCCATTTCGAACTGCCGTTGTGGGAGCTTGGCCTTGATGACGGTGCCGAAACCCACGGGGAGGACCTGATGAATGGTCATCGCTGGTCGTGGTACGGCAAGACCCAGTTCATGCGCATCGAGCCTTGGCATCAGCCATTCGGTATCTGGCGAATCAGCAAAGTCAGCTGAGCGTGTCAGGGAGCGGGCGCGCCCGCTCTCTGACGGGTTTTTACCGATCAAGCATTCAGAGGAATGGTACATGGCCAAGCGTACCCGCCCGGCAGCCTTCATTGACGACCCGCTGTGGTACAAGGATGCGGTGATCTACCAGTTGCACATCAAGTCCTTCTTCGATGCCAACAACGACGGTATCGGTGACTTCGCCGGGTTGATCAGCAAGCTCGACTACATCGCTGAGCTGGGCGTAAATACCTTATGGCTGCTTCCGTTCTACCCCTCGCCCCGGCGCGACGACGGCTACGACATCGCCGAATACAAGGCGGTGCATCCGGACTATGGCACCTTGGCCGACGCCCGCCGCTTCATTGCCGAGGCGCACAAGCGCGGGCTGCGGGTAATCACCGAGCTGGTCATCAACCACACCAGCGACCAGCACCCGTGGTTTCAACGTGCCCGCCACGCCAAACGTGGCAGCAAAGCCCGTGACTTCTATGTGTGGTCCGATGACGACCACAAATACGACGGCACCCGCATCATCTTCCTCGATACCGAGAAATCCAACTGGACCTGGGACTCGGTGGCAGGCCAGTACTTCTGGCACCGGTTCTATTCCCATCAGCCGGACTTGAACTTCGACAATCCGCAGGTGCTCAAGGCTGTGATCGGCGTGATGCGTTTCTGGCTGGACCTGGGCGTCGATGGCTTGCGGCTCGACGCCATCCCGTACCTGATCGAGCGCGACGGCACCAACAACGAAAACCTGCCCGAAACCCATGGTGTGCTCAAGGCGATCCGGGCCGAGATCGATGCCAATTACCCTGACCGCATGCTGCTCGCCGAGGCCAACCAATGGCCGGAGGACACCCGCCCTTACTTCGGCGAAGGCGACGGGGACGAATGCCATATGGCGTTCCATTTTCCTCTGATGCCTCGCATGTATATGGCGCTTGCGATGGAAGATCGCTTTCCCATCACCGACATCCTGCGCCAGACCCCGGAGATTCCGGCCAACTGCCAGTGGGCCATCTTTCTGCGCAACCACGATGAGCTGACCCTAGAGATGGTCACCGACCGTGAGCGCGACTACCTCTGGAACTACTACGCCGAAGACCGCCGCGCCCGGATCAACCTCGGCATCCGCCGCCGCCTGGCGCCGCTGCTGCAGCGCGACCGGCGCAGGATCGAGCTGCTCACCAGCCTGCTGCTGTCCATGCCAGGTACACCGACGCTGTACTACGGCGATGAGCTGGGCATGGGTGACAACATCTACCTGGGTGATCGCGACGGTGTGCGTACGCCCATGCAGTGGTCGCCTGACCGCAACGGCGGCTTCTCCCGCGCCGACCCACAGCGGCTGGTGCTGCCACCGATCATGGACCCGCTCTACGGCTATCAGACGGTCAACGTCGAAGCGCAGAGCCACGATCCCCATTCACTGCTCAACTGGACCCGTCGCCTGCTCGCCGTGCGCAAGCAGCAGAAAGCCTTCGGCCGCGGCACGCTGCGCACCCTGACACCCAGCAACCGACGCATCCTTGCCTACATCCGGGAGTTCACCGGTGCCGATGGCCACACCGAGGTCATTCTCTGTGTCGCCAACGTGTCCCGCGCAGCCCAGGCTGCGGAACTGGACTTGTCCCAATACGCCGACAAGGTCCCCGTGGAAATGATCGGGGGCAGCGCCTTCCCGCCCATCGGGCAGTTGCCGTTCCTGCTGACCTTGCCGCCTTATGGCTTTTACTGGTTCGTGCTGGCTGCCCACGATCGCATGCCCAGCTGGCATAACCAGCCTACTGAGGGGTTACCGGAATTGACTACATTAGTGCTACGCAAACGTCTGGAAGAGCTGCTCGAGTCGCCTTCACGCGACGCCCTGCAGTCCACCATCCTGCCCCAGTACCTGCCCAAGCGGCGTTGGTTCGCGGGCAAGGAAGGGCCTATTGATCAGGTCGACCTGAGCTATGGCGTGCGCATGACCACGGCCGGCACGCCCGTGCTGCTTAGTGAAATCGAGGTGATCAGCGACGGGGTGACAAGCCGCTACCAGCTGCCGTTCGGCCTGCTGCCCGAGGAGCAGATCAGTACGGCATTGCCGCAGCAGTTGGCCTTGTCGCGCGTGAGACGGGCCAATGAAGTGGGCCTGATCACCGATGCCTTTGTGCTTGAGCCGTTCGTTCGCGCGGTGCTCAAGGCCTGTCAGGAAGGCCTGCGCTTGTCCTGTGGGAATGATCAGGGCGAGCTGCATTTCAACCACACCGAACAGTTGGCTGGCCTGGCACTGGGTGATGACAGCCCGGTGCGCTACTTGAGCGCCGAGCAGTCAAACAGTTCGGTAGTGGTGGGCGATTCGGTGGTGCTCAAGTTGATCCGGCGGGTCAACGCAGGCATTCATCCAGAGCTTGAAATGAGTGCTTATCTCACCGCAGCCGGCTTTGCCAACATCTCGCCGTTGCTGGCCTGGGTCAGTCGCGAGGATGCCCAAGGCGCACCGCACCTGTTGATGATCGCCCAAGGCTATCTGAGTAATCAGGGCGATGCCTGGGCCTGGTCCCAGAACACCCTGGAGCGCGCCATTCGCGACCAGATGCAGCCCTCCAGCAGCGAAGGTGAACCGCACACCGACGCGGTCAACGAGCTGCGCGACTTCGCTTCCCTGCTTGGCCAGCGCCTGGGCGAGATGCACCTGATGCTCGCGGCACCTACCGATGACGAGGCTTTCGCGCCTTATCCGAGCACTGCCGAAGACAGCGAGCGGTGGAGTGCACAGATCAGCACAGAGCTGACCCATGCGCTGGATCTGTTGACGCAGCACCGTGACAAGCTCGACGCGGAAAGCCAGGCATTGGTCGATGACCTGCAGCAGCAGCGCGACGGGCTCGCCCAGCGCGTGGCCGAACTGGCACAGCAGGCGCAGGGCGGCCTGTTGATGCGTGTGCATGGCGACCTTCACCTGGGCCAGGTGCTGGTGGTGCAAGGCGATGCCTACCTGATCGACTTCGAGGGGGAACCATCCCGGCCACTGGAAGAGCGCCGGGCCAAGCATAGCCCGTACAAAGATGTCAGCGGTGTGTTGCGCTCTTTCGACTATGCTGCTGCGATGATCCTGCGCAGCGCCTCTACCGTGGACCTTTCCGAGCCGGCGCGACAAGCTCGGCAGCGGGTGGCCCGACAGTATCTTCACCAGTCCCGGCATGCATTCATCGAGGCTTATGGCCTGGCCACCGCGGCCATGCCCCACGCCTGGGAACAAGCCGAAGGCGAGCGTGCGGCACTTGAGCTGTTCTGCCTGGAAAAAGCGGCATACGAAATAACTTATGAAGCCGAAAACCGTCCAAGCTGGCTGGCCGTGCCTTTGCATGGCCTGCATGGACTGATCAGTACCTGGGGAGAGTCAGAATGAACGTTTCAACGCGTGAAAACGGCGGTCTTGGCCAACGGGACCTGGATGCCCTGGCGCGCGCCGAGCACGCCGATCCTTTTGCGGTGCTGGGGCCTCACACCGATCCTGCAGGGGGCGTGACCATCCGTGCCTACTTGCCCAATGCACTGGGCGCCCGCGTGCTGGCGCGCGACGACCAGCGCGTACTGGCTGACATGCAGCCCGGCGCGATACCTGGCCTGTTCACCGCGCGCCTGAACGAGGCGCTTCCCTATCAGTTGCACATCAACTGGGCTGGCGGCGAGCAAGTCACGGAAGACCCCTACAGCTTCGGCCCGCAGCTTGGCGACATCGACCTGCACCTGTTCGCCGAGGGCAATCACCGGGACCTGGCAGGGCGTTTTGGTGCCCAGCCGGCACAAGTCGACGGGGTGGACGGGGTGTGCTTCTCGGTATGGGCACCCAATGCGCGCCGGGTATCGGTCGTGGGCGAGTTCAACAACTGGGACGGTCGTCGGCACC is part of the Pseudomonas parafulva genome and harbors:
- a CDS encoding alpha-1,4-glucan--maltose-1-phosphate maltosyltransferase; the encoded protein is MSLNEPFESVPTANDHPDQVISLSQALMAPRIAIEDTQPVLDGGAFAAKAISNQPVSVSTKVFTDGHDRMAVVLNWCQAGSRRIHCVPMTSPGNDLWLAEFTPTEIGPHVFSIEAWIDPYATYCYDLEKKFNAGVGVKLELEEGRLLLGKGIELSSGALREQLQSLQATLQTLPEDEQVALLLGAEASQMMAAAEHRSYLTRSCNYPLDVDRPAAQFASWYELFPRSITDDPQRHGTFNDVHQRLPMIRDMGFDVLYFPPIHPIGMQHRKGRNNSLQAQPGDPGSPYAIGSADGGHDAIHPELGTREDFRRLVSAAAQHGLEIALDFAIQCSQDHPWLQEHPGWFSWRPDGTIRYAENPPKKYQDIVNVDFYAPDAVPGLWIALRDVIIGWVEEGVKTFRVDNPHTKPLPFWQWLIANVRSRYPDVLFLAEAFTKPAMMARLGKVGYAQSYTYFTWRNTKQELSEYFETLNQPPWSQCYRPNFFVNTPDINPFFLQQNGRAGFLIRAALATMGSGLWGMYSGFELCEAAGLPGKEEYLDSEKYEIRPRDFTQPGNIIAEIAQLNRIRRQNPALQSHLGLTLLNCWNDNILYFAKRTPARDNYILIAVSLDPHNAQEAHFELPLWELGLDDGAETHGEDLMNGHRWSWYGKTQFMRIEPWHQPFGIWRISKVS
- the treS gene encoding maltose alpha-D-glucosyltransferase, which translates into the protein MAKRTRPAAFIDDPLWYKDAVIYQLHIKSFFDANNDGIGDFAGLISKLDYIAELGVNTLWLLPFYPSPRRDDGYDIAEYKAVHPDYGTLADARRFIAEAHKRGLRVITELVINHTSDQHPWFQRARHAKRGSKARDFYVWSDDDHKYDGTRIIFLDTEKSNWTWDSVAGQYFWHRFYSHQPDLNFDNPQVLKAVIGVMRFWLDLGVDGLRLDAIPYLIERDGTNNENLPETHGVLKAIRAEIDANYPDRMLLAEANQWPEDTRPYFGEGDGDECHMAFHFPLMPRMYMALAMEDRFPITDILRQTPEIPANCQWAIFLRNHDELTLEMVTDRERDYLWNYYAEDRRARINLGIRRRLAPLLQRDRRRIELLTSLLLSMPGTPTLYYGDELGMGDNIYLGDRDGVRTPMQWSPDRNGGFSRADPQRLVLPPIMDPLYGYQTVNVEAQSHDPHSLLNWTRRLLAVRKQQKAFGRGTLRTLTPSNRRILAYIREFTGADGHTEVILCVANVSRAAQAAELDLSQYADKVPVEMIGGSAFPPIGQLPFLLTLPPYGFYWFVLAAHDRMPSWHNQPTEGLPELTTLVLRKRLEELLESPSRDALQSTILPQYLPKRRWFAGKEGPIDQVDLSYGVRMTTAGTPVLLSEIEVISDGVTSRYQLPFGLLPEEQISTALPQQLALSRVRRANEVGLITDAFVLEPFVRAVLKACQEGLRLSCGNDQGELHFNHTEQLAGLALGDDSPVRYLSAEQSNSSVVVGDSVVLKLIRRVNAGIHPELEMSAYLTAAGFANISPLLAWVSREDAQGAPHLLMIAQGYLSNQGDAWAWSQNTLERAIRDQMQPSSSEGEPHTDAVNELRDFASLLGQRLGEMHLMLAAPTDDEAFAPYPSTAEDSERWSAQISTELTHALDLLTQHRDKLDAESQALVDDLQQQRDGLAQRVAELAQQAQGGLLMRVHGDLHLGQVLVVQGDAYLIDFEGEPSRPLEERRAKHSPYKDVSGVLRSFDYAAAMILRSASTVDLSEPARQARQRVARQYLHQSRHAFIEAYGLATAAMPHAWEQAEGERAALELFCLEKAAYEITYEAENRPSWLAVPLHGLHGLISTWGESE
- a CDS encoding AMP-binding protein; the protein is MTQPSYTRGRQDRPLLTQTIGQAFDATVARLGEQEALVARHQRLRYSWRQLAEQVESCARALMALGIETGDRVGIWAPNCAQWCILQVATAKVGAILVNVNPAYRVGELEYVLRQSGCSWLVCADAFKHSDYHAMAQALVPELATAAPGQISSAALPALRGVVSLANDPPAGFLPWEALATWGMSVSREACTARQNSLHFDQPVNIQYTSGTTGAPKGATLSHYNILNNGFMVGASLGLTAHDRMVIPVPLYHCFGMVMGNLGCITHGTTMIYPGDGFDAELALRAVAEERGTILYGVPTMFIAMLDHPARQRMDLSSLRSGIMAGATCPIEVMRRVIDQMHMAQVQIAYGMTETSPVSLQTGPDDDLELRVTTVGRTQPQLESKIIDPQGATVARGETGELCTRGYSVMLGYWDNPEATASAIDAAGWMHSGDLAVMDEAGYVRIVGRNKDMIIRGGENIYPREIEEFFYTHPAVADAQVIGIPCSRYGEDIVAWVKLHPGHQATAEELQAWCKSRIAHYKVPRHIRFVDEFPMTVTGKVQKFRMREISVAELGRVE